The stretch of DNA CGTTTGAAGCCGAGCTTGCGCAGGTACTTGACCGAGTCCATGAAATTCTCGCGGACCTGCTCGTAGGACCCGAGATCGGTGTAGCCGAGCCGGCTGTGGCGGGCGAAATGCTTGATCGCCCCGCGCGCGTAGCCCTCCTTAACTTCTTCCTTGTCGGGATCGGGGTCCACGAGATAGCCGCGCTTCTTCAGGAACTGGGCGTATTCGATGCTGGAGACTTCGATTTCCCCGCCGATGTCTTTTGCCCCCTGGCCCCACTTGAGTTCGATGATGACCTTGTCGCCGTATTTCTCGGCCACGTATTCGGCCACGCCGTTGCGGGTATCCTCCACGTTGAGCTGGACGATGATCGCGCCGTAGCCGTCATAATAGCGCATGTACGTGTCGATGCGCCGTTCCAGCTCCGGGGCGCTTTGGACGCGGCCGTTGCGGAATTCGGCGTCCCGGTCCACACCGACGACGTTCTCGCCGACCACGATGGGGGCGCCCACCAAGGCGCAGCCCACGGCGAAGGCGTCCCAGTACTTGGCCGCAATGAAGGTGGAGCCGAGCGCGCCGGTCATGAAGGGTACCTTACACTTGGTGATTTCCCGGGCTCCGAAGGAGCTTTCCAGGCTGACGTCGGTGAAGAGGAGGTCCGCATCCGGGTCGGCGGCTCCGGTCGCTCCGTAGTTCTGCCCCTGGATCCTGAGGGAGTTGTAGGACACGCCTACATGACAGGTGTTGCCGCTGCCTGCCGTGACCATGCCGAAATCGCGGGGGTAGAGGATTTCGCGGCCGCGCAGGGAGGAGAGCCAGGTTTCACATTTGCCCTGACAATCCGCCCGGCACAGGGTGCAGAGACCGGATTCGATGGCGTTGCCCCGGTTGGTGCTGCCTATGACGTCGTTGCTTTTGGGATAGATACTCATTTGATCTCCAAGGGGAAGCATGAAAATGGTTTGAAAACGAACGAAGTACAACAAAGGTGGAATTGTGTAGCAGAAGGTTGCGTGGAAGTCATTATCAAATGCCATTTTTGAAAACTATTGTGCTACAAAATAGTATTTGAATGCTTCGCGGACGGAAAACGTCTTATCGGTGGAATGGTCGTGCGCCGTGCCGGGGGGCGCCCGTCGGCGCTCCCGGGCGGGCCCGGCGGAGAAAAGAGAAGGGGGGCGGAAGCCGTTGCTTCCACCCCCCTGTGTCGTGCGTGTTGCGCGCGGAAGCTAGATCTTGCAGGCGGTGCGCAGATCGTCCACGGCGTCGGTGGCTTCCCAGGTGAACTCGGGCAGCTCGCGGCCGAAGTGGCCGTAGTTGGTGGTTTTCTGGAAGATGGGGCGGCGCAGGTTGAGGCGCTCCTGGATGAAGTAGGGGCGCAGGTCGAAGACCTCGGTCACGGCCTTGGTCAACTGCTGGTCGGACACCTGGCCGGTGCCGCGCGCGCTGACAACCACGGACACGGGCTGGGCCACGCCGATGGCGTAGGCTATCTGGACTTCGCAGATGTCGGCCAGGCCTGCGGCGACCACGTTTTTGGCTACGTAGCGGGCCATGTATGCGCCGGAGCGGTCCACCTTGGAGGGGTCCTTGCCGGAGAAGGCGCCGCCGCCGTGGGCGCCCGCACCGCCGTAGGTATCGTTGATGATCTTGCGGCCGGTCAGGCCGCAGTCGCCGACCGGGCCGCCGATGACGAACCGGCCGGTGGGGTTGATGTAGGTCTTCAGCTTGTCGTCGATGAGTTCCTCGGGCAGGGACTTCATGATCACTTCATCGAGGATGGCGTGTTTGAGGTCCGCATAGGCGATATGCTCGTCGTGCTGGGAAGAAACGACCACGTTATCGATGCGCACGGGCTTGCCGTTGTCGAACTCCACGCAGACCTGGGTCTTGCCGTCCGGGCGCAGGAAATCGAGGATGCCTTCCTTGCGCACGTAGGTCAGGCGGCGGGACAGCTTGTGGGCGTAGTAGATGGGGGTGGGCATGAGCGTGGGGGTCTCGTTGGTGGCGAAGCCGAACATCATGCCCTGGTCGCCCGCCCCCTGCTCCTCGGGCTTTGTCCGGTCCACGCCTTGGGCAATGTCCGGGGATTGCTTGTCGATGGACGAGATGACCGCGCAGGTCTGCCAGTCGAAGCCCATGGTGTCGGAGCTGTTGTAGCCGATGCTCTTGATGGTCCCGCGGACGATCTCGGGGAAGTCGGCGAAGGCGGTGGTGGAAATCTCGCCGGCGATGAAGGCCATGCCGGTGGTGACCAGAGTTTCGCAGGCCACGCGGGCATTCGGGTCCTGGCCGATAATGGCGTCCAGGATGGCGTCGGAAATTTGGTCGGCGACCTTGTCCGGGTGGCCTTCGGTCACGGATTCGGAAGTGAACAGGTATTTGCCTTCAATCTGCATCGGGTCCTCCTTGGGGGTGCTACTTGCTGGCGTCTAGAAATCCGGATTGATCAGATCACATTCCAGGATTTCGTCCACGGTATTGTTTTTGCCTGCGATGACGACCCGAGGCCGACGGGTTTTGGCCTCGTTCTCGTCCAGCCACATGTATGCGGCGATAATCACGCGCTGCCCGACTCCGCCCTTGTGGGCGGCGGCGCCGTTCAAGCATATCTCGCCCGGCGCGCCGGGGATGGCATAGGTGGTCAGCCGTTCCCCGTTGTCCAGGTTGTACACATCCACCTGTTCGTAGGGCAGCAGGCCCACCGTTTTCATCAGTTTGGTGTCGATGGATATGCTGCCCCGGTATTCCAGGTTCGCGCAGGTAATGGTCGCGCCATGGATCTTGGCGCTCAAAAAACATCTCTGAGCCACGAGTATTAACCTTCTATCAATATATTATCGATGAGCCGGGCCTTGCCCATGCGTACGGCCACGGCGGCCAGTCCGGAACGGGCAATGGTCGTTATCGGTGAAATTTCGTCCGGGTCCACGATTTCGATGTAGTCCACCTCGCCCATGGGCAGGGTGGCGGCGAATTCCTCGGCCAGGAACCGCTTCAGGGCCGCGCAGTCCCGCTCTCCGGCTTTGGCTTTCTCGGCGAGCTTGAGCAGTCCCTTGCGGATGTTCGGGGCGGCCGCGCGTTCTTCCTTCGTCAGGTAGGCGTTGCGTGAACTCAGGGCCAGGCCGTCTTCCTCGCGGACGATGGGATGGCCGATGAGCCTGATCGGGATGTTCAGGTCGCGGACCATGCGGCGCAGGACGGCCAATTGCTGCCAGTCCTTTTCGCCGAACACGGCCACCTCGGCCTGGGTGAGCATGAACAGCTTGGTGACCACCGTGCATACGCCCCGGAAATGGACAGGGCGGGTGGCGCCGCACAGATGGATGGCGAGCCGGGGGACCTCCACCCAAGTGGCGTGGTTGGCCTCGTACATGGCTCCGGGCTCGGGCGCGAAGAGCAGGTCCACGCCCTGGGCCTCGGCCTTGGCGCGGTCGCTTTCGAAGTCGCGCGGGTAGGAGGACAGGTCCTCGTTCTCGCCGAACTGGGTTGGATTGACGAAGACCGAGACCACCAGCCTGTCGCACTCGGGCCGTGCCCGGCCGATGAGGGAGGTGTGGCCGTGGTGCAGGTAGCCCATGGTCGGCACGAGGCCGATGGAATGGCCCTGCTTGCGCCAGGTCAGGCACTGGCGCTGCAACTCTGTCGGATCGGTGATGATATTCATTGTTCGCCTCGAAGCTTGGTGAACACCTGACAGATTTACTCGGAGGAGTCAAACAAAATGTTTATATCTGGATGTATTGATATAGCGGGCTTGTCAATTTTCGGAAGGGGCCGGATTCGGTGGAAAAAAGTGGTTTTGCACCATGTCGTTACCCAAAGTTTTGTTTGAGAAAAAACAGTCCCCGTTGTACCCTGGCCCATTATGAGGACAAACAAGGACATCTTCTCGGATCGGACCGTGTCGCTCACTCCCCAGGAGCTGATCGATTTCGAACACACCATCAAGGATTGCATGGCGGAGTTCGTGCCCTTCACCTCCTACAGCCTGTTCTTTCCTCGGCAGAAATCGGACGTCATCCCCGAACCTGAGTTCAGGGCCGCGGACAACGAGTTGATCCTGCCCATGGTCTTCAAAGGCGAGATGATGTGCTATTTCATCGCCAAGGGCGTGCGCCTCAAGGCCCCGGCCACGGCCCCCGGCTACCTTATGGCCCTGGCCGCGTCCGTGCTGGAGAAGCTGGCCCTGTACAAGAAGGCGGTCACCGATCCGTTGACCGGCCTGTATTCGCGCAATTTCTTTTTCGAGGAACTGGAGCAGGCCATCGAGCAGGTCCAGGATTGCCTGGCCACGGGATCCTGCCGGGCGGGCATGGAGGCGCGCGAACCCGAGATCACCTTTTCCGGGACGTTCGGGGTCATTTTTCTTGATTTGGACACGTTCCAGCCCATCAACGAACGGTACGGCTACTTGAAGGGCGACGACATGTTGAGCGAAGTGGGGCGGCTGCTCCACATGGTTTGCCCCAAGTATACCACCGTGGCGCGCTTCGCCAACGACAAGTTCGCCATCCTGGTGCCCGACGCCAAGCCCCACGCCTGCTTCCAATTGTCCGAGGTCATTCGCTCGGGGCTGAGCAAGCTGTCCTTCACCGACGACATCACCAATGATACCATCACCATCACCGGCAGCCTGGGCTACGTCTGCTACCCGCAGGGGCTGGAGGGCGCGCAGTTCCGACGCACGCCGTCCGAGCAGGCGCGCATGATCGTGCGCAAGGCGCGCAAGGGCGTGGCCGTGGCCAAGGACCAGGGGCGCAACCGGGTCTTCGGCTACGCAGATATCCTGTCCAAGGGCGGCCGGGTTCTCGAAACATTGCCCATGAACCGCATGGTCGTGTCGCTGGGCGAGGCCTCCGGGGCCAAGGTGGGGCAGCGGTTTCTGGTCCGTTCGCCCAAGTCCGGCGGCATCGCCTCGGCCTCGCTGACCGAAGACGAACGCCTGTCCGGCCGCTATCCGGCCCTGTACAAGGGCGAGGTGGTCCTGGTCGAAGTCCAGGATGACATCGCTTTCGCCGAGGCGCTGCACCTGGGCGACGCGGCCTGGGCCGTGGAGCCCGGCGACCGGCTCAATCTCATAGAGGGCGACGAAAGTCTGTTTTCGCCCGATCAGGAAATCAAGGACGACTCCATGCCCAGCCACGACGGCGCCACCCAACTCCTGCGATACGGCGAATTCGTCTCCTGGTTCGCCAAGGCCCGGCTTAAGCCCGAGACCTTTGGCCTGTCCCTCATCCGCATCCTGGATCAGCCTGAAGAGAGCGACCGCTATCAGGACGGCATGGACCACATGGCCCGCGACGTGGCCCGGCTCGCCCGGGGTATCTTCGGCGACGCGGCCACCGGCGGCAGGTTCGGCCTCAACGGCATGATCTTTTTTGCCGAGGGTGTGGACCGGCAACCCCTCATGGACCGATCCTTGGAACTGATCAGCGCGGCCGCCCGGTCCTTCGGCCTCAGGCTCGCCGTGGGCTCCGCTCGCTATCCCTTCCTCAATTTCGATCGGGCCGACATGCTCGAAAACTGCCGCAAGGCCTTGGAGCACGCCCTGCTTCTGCCCGAGCCGTGCGCGGCCGTGTTCGATTCCATTTCCCTCAACCTTTCCGCCGACCGCCGCTTCATGGACGGCGACGTCTACGGGGCCATCGAGGAATTCAAGCTGGCCTTGCTTGACGATGACAACAATCTGCTGGCCCGCAATTCGCTTGGCATTTGCTATGCCCAGCTTGGCCGGTTCGAGGAGGCCCGCCATGAGTTCGAGCGGGTGGTGGAGCTGGACAGGAAAGATGTCCTGGCTCTCTACAACCTGGGTTGGGCCAACCACCGCCTGGGTGATTTGCAGTCCGCCGAAAAAGCCTACCGCCAGTGCCTCAAGGCCGAACCCGGCCACGTTTATTCGCTCATGCGCCTGGGCTCCATCGAGGAAAAGGCCAACCACCTCAAGAAGGCTGCCAATCTCTATCAAAAGGCCGCCGGACAGCCTGGCGGTGAACGGCTGGTCTTCCGCCCTCTGGCCCGCGTTGCCTACCGGCGGGGCGACATCGAGGCCACTCGCGAGTACCTGCACCTGGCGCTGAACGCCGATCACAACGACCACCGGGCCATGCACATGCTCGCCAAGCTCTATCTCGACCAGGGCGAGGATCCGCAGATCGCCGAGGTCCTGGCCCGCCAGTCCTCGGCCCTGGCGCCCGGCGTGGACGACTACTGGGATACCCTGGTCGAAGCCCTCGAAGCTCAGGGCAAGGGCGAGGAGGCCGCCATCGTCGCCGCCCGCGCAGCAGGGTAACCCGGACATTTTCACCCCTTGCCGGGGCATGTCTTTAACGCAAAAACGCATCGTGCATGGCACGATGCGTTTTTGCTTGGTTGCTGCGTTCCGGCGATTTGGCCGCTTGTACGCCATGGTCATGTCGCTGCCGGTGCGGGGTGGGCGCTCAAGCACAGAGCCGTGCGGACGCCCTGTATTCGTTCAACGGCGGGCCCGCTGGCGACCGCCGCGCTCCCCCTTTCCGGGGCAGGAGGGCTAACGGGGAGTCGCGGCCAGCGCGCGGATGCGCGCCGGGACCGGAGGGTGGCCGTAGTCGAGCCAGACCGTGAGCGGGTGCGGGGTCGGGTTGGACAGGTTGGAGGCCGAGAGCTTTTTCAGGGCCGAGATCAGGGCCTCGGGGCGGCCCGTGGTCCGGGCGGCGAAAGCGTCGGCTTCGAATTCGTGCCGGCGGGACAGGGCATTGGCGGCCACGGAGAGGACCAGTGATAGCGGGGTATAGAGTAGGATAAAGAAGACCAGTCCCGCATAGAGCGACATGTGCGTCATGCCGAAGGCGCTGAAAAGGCCCTTGGAATCCAGAAACAGGGACATGAGGTAGAAAATCGCTCCGGTCTTGAGGATGCCCGTGACCAGCCGCTTCCGGATGTGCCCGAGCTTGGCGTGGCCGACTTCGTGGGCCAGCACAGCCACGATTTCGTCCGGGTTCATTTCCTTGATGAGCGTGTCGAACAGGGCGATGCGCCGCCGCTTGCCGAACCCGGTGAAGAAGGCGTTGCTCTTGGTGGACCGCTTGGAGCCGTCCATGACGAAGATGCCGGTCAGTTCGAATCCGGCCTTGTCTGCAAACGCCTCCAGCTTGTCGCGCAGCTCGCCTGCTTCCAACGGAGTGAACTTGTTGAACAGCGGCAATATCCAGGTGGGGGCTACGTAGGTCAACCCCAGGGAGAGCAGAACCGCGAATCCCCAACACAGGAGCCATGCGTAGGGGCCTGTCCCGGCCAAAAAGAGCAGAATGCCCGCTACCAGCGCCCCGCCGATGAGCGCGCCGAGGACCAGTCCCTTGATGCGGTCCAGGACGAAGGTGCCCGGTGTGGTGGTGTTGAAACCGAACCGTTTTTCCAGGAAGAAGGTGTGGTAGATGTCGAAGGGCAGGCCGAGGATCGCGCTGATCAGGGCCAGCCCGCCGATGTAGGCCAGGCCGGTGACCAGCGGGCCGAACCCGGCGGCGCGGACGAGTTGATCGAGGACATTGAACCATCCGGCCGTGATGGCCGTGATCAGGACCGCCGTGTTGAAGGTCTCGCTGACCGACGAGAATCGCATGGAGGCCAGGGTGTAGGCCCGGGATCTGGCATAGGTTTCGGCGTCGAAGACGTCGGCCAGCTCCTCTGGCGGGGCGGGGCGCATGGCCCGGGCGGACAGGCGGTCGGATAGCAAGCCCAGGAACCATGCCGCCAGCAGGGACCCGATGATGATCGTGAGATAAGGGTTCAAGAACAACTCCCGGTGGCTGTGAACGCGCAATGCGCAGTGACCGGGTACGCTATACGGTTGCGCCCGCGCGCGTCAACCAAAGGGATGCCGCATGGGCTAGTGGTTCGGAAATATGGGATAATCGCGTCCATACTTGCCAATTCCCCACGGCTGTATTAATTTGCGCCTGTCGTTTACCGTTTTTTCGAGACGAAGGACAGCATGTCAACAAGCCCCATGACCGCCAAGGAAATCCGCGAGGACATCGCGCGCGCTCGCGCCTATGCCAAGAAAAACGATTATCTGCGGACCCTCAGATGTTTGGCCAACGCTATCCGCGGGATAGTTTCCAACAAGGTCTTCGGGGCGGAGAAATTCGAGATTCAGGCCCACCTCGACGAGGCCCTTCGCGACCTGAACAAGATGAAGATGATCAAAAAGCTCTTCCCGGACGGGCTCCAGTACCGGAAGGGCAAGGAAAAGGCGTTCTTCCAGACCCTCATGCGGCTGCACAAGAAGCTCGGCGAGGCCATGGAGAAGGCCCGTGTGGCCCGGCTGCGCAAACGTCTCGGCGTACTCGACGACAACCTCATCAAGGCGGCCAAGCTGATCCAGGCCGGGCAGCCGCTGGAAGCCCGTAAACTGTATAGCAAGATTGCGGAATATTTCCAGGATATCGAGGGGATCCATTCGGATATCGGCAACCGCATGGCCACCTTCGGTCTGTTCGCCGAGGCCGTGCCCTACCTGATCAAGGCCCTCGAAACCCAGAACAACGACGTGCGTGCCCACAATGCGCTCATCCTCTGTTATGAGGGGCTGCACGAGACCGACAAGGCCATGGCCGCCGTCAAGGACGCCATGCGCTGGCTCGGCCCCAGCGAGAACCTGTACCTGCGCCTGGCCCGGCTGCACCTGCAAAAGCGCGAGTGGGGCGAGGTCTTCAACAGCGCCAAGGCCGCCCTGGACCGCAACCCCTTGAACACCGAGGCGGCCAAGCTCATGAAGCAGGCCGAGCCCAAGATCTTCTCCGGGGCCAAGAGTGCGGCCAAAAAAAATCACGACCTCAATTTCTAGTCAGGCCTAGGCTCTTTTTCGCCGACGGTCATGGTGAACGGTGCGTCCGGCAGATCGTCAAACAGGCAGGTGAACCGGGCCACCGCCGCGTCGGGATTCCGGGTGTAGGCCGGGGCAAAGGCCATGTGCGTGGCGCATGCTGTCTGTATGGACGTCTGGATGCCGACCGGCCGGAAGTCCTTGGGCGACGCCTCGTCCTTGGCCGGGGCCTGTTCGATTTCGGCCTTGTGGGGATGACCGCCCTTGACCCGGACCGCGTCCGCCTGGGCCACGTACCGTTTGGCCGGTGGCGTGGTGGGGATGTCCTTTGCCAGGAGCAGCGCGGCGATGTCGTTGCGGACCGCTTCGGTCTTGTCCGCCAGTTCCTCGGGAGTGAGCAGGGGCACCCTCTTGCCATGCAATCCTCGGGGCGATGCCGCCGCAGTGGATGCTTCCTCCGGCCTATCGGGTTCTTCCGCGTCCGTTTCGTGACGTAGTTTCGCCACCTCGGGGATGGTCACCATGTCGCCACATTCGTTTTGGGATGCCTGCCCTGCGGTCGTTCGCGTCGAATGCGAAGTGGGGAAAACGGCCTGTGTGCCGCAGCCCCGCGCCACGGGGGAATCCTGTTCCCCTCCTTGC from Desulfovibrio sp. Huiquan2017 encodes:
- the panD gene encoding aspartate 1-decarboxylase, which encodes MAQRCFLSAKIHGATITCANLEYRGSISIDTKLMKTVGLLPYEQVDVYNLDNGERLTTYAIPGAPGEICLNGAAAHKGGVGQRVIIAAYMWLDENEAKTRRPRVVIAGKNNTVDEILECDLINPDF
- the metK gene encoding methionine adenosyltransferase, with the translated sequence MQIEGKYLFTSESVTEGHPDKVADQISDAILDAIIGQDPNARVACETLVTTGMAFIAGEISTTAFADFPEIVRGTIKSIGYNSSDTMGFDWQTCAVISSIDKQSPDIAQGVDRTKPEEQGAGDQGMMFGFATNETPTLMPTPIYYAHKLSRRLTYVRKEGILDFLRPDGKTQVCVEFDNGKPVRIDNVVVSSQHDEHIAYADLKHAILDEVIMKSLPEELIDDKLKTYINPTGRFVIGGPVGDCGLTGRKIINDTYGGAGAHGGGAFSGKDPSKVDRSGAYMARYVAKNVVAAGLADICEVQIAYAIGVAQPVSVVVSARGTGQVSDQQLTKAVTEVFDLRPYFIQERLNLRRPIFQKTTNYGHFGRELPEFTWEATDAVDDLRTACKI
- a CDS encoding M48 family metallopeptidase; the protein is MNPYLTIIIGSLLAAWFLGLLSDRLSARAMRPAPPEELADVFDAETYARSRAYTLASMRFSSVSETFNTAVLITAITAGWFNVLDQLVRAAGFGPLVTGLAYIGGLALISAILGLPFDIYHTFFLEKRFGFNTTTPGTFVLDRIKGLVLGALIGGALVAGILLFLAGTGPYAWLLCWGFAVLLSLGLTYVAPTWILPLFNKFTPLEAGELRDKLEAFADKAGFELTGIFVMDGSKRSTKSNAFFTGFGKRRRIALFDTLIKEMNPDEIVAVLAHEVGHAKLGHIRKRLVTGILKTGAIFYLMSLFLDSKGLFSAFGMTHMSLYAGLVFFILLYTPLSLVLSVAANALSRRHEFEADAFAARTTGRPEALISALKKLSASNLSNPTPHPLTVWLDYGHPPVPARIRALAATPR
- a CDS encoding diguanylate cyclase, with the translated sequence MSLTPQELIDFEHTIKDCMAEFVPFTSYSLFFPRQKSDVIPEPEFRAADNELILPMVFKGEMMCYFIAKGVRLKAPATAPGYLMALAASVLEKLALYKKAVTDPLTGLYSRNFFFEELEQAIEQVQDCLATGSCRAGMEAREPEITFSGTFGVIFLDLDTFQPINERYGYLKGDDMLSEVGRLLHMVCPKYTTVARFANDKFAILVPDAKPHACFQLSEVIRSGLSKLSFTDDITNDTITITGSLGYVCYPQGLEGAQFRRTPSEQARMIVRKARKGVAVAKDQGRNRVFGYADILSKGGRVLETLPMNRMVVSLGEASGAKVGQRFLVRSPKSGGIASASLTEDERLSGRYPALYKGEVVLVEVQDDIAFAEALHLGDAAWAVEPGDRLNLIEGDESLFSPDQEIKDDSMPSHDGATQLLRYGEFVSWFAKARLKPETFGLSLIRILDQPEESDRYQDGMDHMARDVARLARGIFGDAATGGRFGLNGMIFFAEGVDRQPLMDRSLELISAAARSFGLRLAVGSARYPFLNFDRADMLENCRKALEHALLLPEPCAAVFDSISLNLSADRRFMDGDVYGAIEEFKLALLDDDNNLLARNSLGICYAQLGRFEEARHEFERVVELDRKDVLALYNLGWANHRLGDLQSAEKAYRQCLKAEPGHVYSLMRLGSIEEKANHLKKAANLYQKAAGQPGGERLVFRPLARVAYRRGDIEATREYLHLALNADHNDHRAMHMLAKLYLDQGEDPQIAEVLARQSSALAPGVDDYWDTLVEALEAQGKGEEAAIVAARAAG
- a CDS encoding glutamate synthase-related protein produces the protein MSIYPKSNDVIGSTNRGNAIESGLCTLCRADCQGKCETWLSSLRGREILYPRDFGMVTAGSGNTCHVGVSYNSLRIQGQNYGATGAADPDADLLFTDVSLESSFGAREITKCKVPFMTGALGSTFIAAKYWDAFAVGCALVGAPIVVGENVVGVDRDAEFRNGRVQSAPELERRIDTYMRYYDGYGAIIVQLNVEDTRNGVAEYVAEKYGDKVIIELKWGQGAKDIGGEIEVSSIEYAQFLKKRGYLVDPDPDKEEVKEGYARGAIKHFARHSRLGYTDLGSYEQVRENFMDSVKYLRKLGFKRISLKTGSYGMEALAMAIKFASEAELDLLTMDGSGGGTGMSPWNMMESWGVPSILLHAKAHEYASRLAARGHRVVDMSFAGGFAKGSNIFKALSLGAPYVKMICMGRAMMIPGFLGANIEGALFPERRGTVHGNWDKLPATVTKYGTSAEEIFSCYQDVEKRVGANEMKDIPLGAVGIWSLVDKLSAGLQQLMCGARKFRIQDIGREDIASGNRETERETGIRFITDIMDETAKRILDM
- the panC gene encoding pantoate--beta-alanine ligase produces the protein MNIITDPTELQRQCLTWRKQGHSIGLVPTMGYLHHGHTSLIGRARPECDRLVVSVFVNPTQFGENEDLSSYPRDFESDRAKAEAQGVDLLFAPEPGAMYEANHATWVEVPRLAIHLCGATRPVHFRGVCTVVTKLFMLTQAEVAVFGEKDWQQLAVLRRMVRDLNIPIRLIGHPIVREEDGLALSSRNAYLTKEERAAAPNIRKGLLKLAEKAKAGERDCAALKRFLAEEFAATLPMGEVDYIEIVDPDEISPITTIARSGLAAVAVRMGKARLIDNILIEG